The stretch of DNA TGATCCAATTCCTGCACATGGCACACTTGTCCTTTATGAAATATCGGGTCAGATGACGGATACGGATTCGTATTCTCCAACGAGCTTTGACAGCTTCATTGACTCCACAAGCCCGGTGGCGCTTTCTCTTTATATCAACAATGATATTGATCATGTGGTAGATCAAGCTACTTACACACCTGGCCAGACTTTACGCCGAAATGTGAGTACCATAAAAGGTTCGGAGGCATTTGATAGTTCCCAATGGGGCCAGCCGCTTCCGGGCGACACGTTCGATGGACTGGGCAGCTTTGATTAAAATAGTGGATTAAACAGACATACAAAAAGTACAAACCTTATTATGAAGTGCGCCTTTTAGAGTAGACATTGGAAAACCTCTGGTGATTCCTATGATCTCTAAGGGGCGTATTTTTATGGTATTGCTAGGACAAATGTTTATCAGTTGGAGAGCGGGGCTTTCAAAATTGATATATTTACATAATTTGGTTCGTGTGCTATGTTAACCGTGAAAGCGCATCCATGAATTGATAGATCAACCAGTTATTTATCAAATTTAACATGGAAAGGAAGATGGGAATGAAAGGTTGGCTTAAAAAGGCAGGCTCAAGTATGCTGGCAATTACGCTGGTAGTTCCTTTGCTGCTTGGATTCATGACAGCACCTGTTCATGCAGGCAGCGCACTTTTCACGATGGAAAGCGAAGATGCTCAGCTCACCCCCGATCTTCATGTCGCGACTGAAATTTATGGGCAGCCCAAGCCCGGATACTCCGGGAAAGGATTTGTCTGGATGCAGAATTCAGGCACATTAACCTTCACAGTGACGGTCCCAGAAACCGGTATGTATGCAATTTCTACTAGGTATATGCAGGAATTGAGTTCTGACGGCAGACTACAATACTTAACTGTTAACGGCGTTACCAAAGGTTCTTATATGCTGCCCTACACGACCACGTGGTCGAATTTCGATTTCGGATTTCATAAGCTGAATCAAGGAAGTAACACCATCCAAGTGAAGGCAGGTTGGGGATTCGCTTATTTTGACACTTTCACTGTGGATTATGCTAATCTCGATCCTTTGGATGTGCAGCCTGTTCTCTCCGATTCTCATGCTACGCCCGAAACGCAAGCATTGATGAATTATTTAACAGAGGTTTACGGCGACCATATTATTTCCGGCCAGCAGGAGATTTATGGAGGCGGGAATAACGGCAATTCTGAGTTGGAATTCGATTGGATCTACAATTTAACTGGAAAATATCCGGCAATCCGTGGTTTCGATTTTATGAACTATAATCCGTTGTACGGTTGGGAGGACGGCACAACCGATCGGGTCATTGATTGGGTGAATAACCGCGGCGGGATTGCGACAGCTTCATGGCATATCAATGTGCCCCGAAATTTCAATGCCTATCAGCTCGGACAATTTGTGGATTGGAAGGATGCCACCTATAAGCCAACGGAAACCAATTTTAATACAGCTAATGCGGTAATTCCCGGAACTAAGGAATATCAATACGTGATGTTGACCATTGAGGATTTGGCGGAACAGCTGCAAATTCTGCAAGACAACAATGTTCCGGTGATTTTCCGTCCTTATCATGAGGCAGAGGGTAACGGTGGATTGAAAGGGGAAGGTGCGTGGTTCTGGTGGGCTTCGGCAGGCGCAGATGTCTACAAACAGCTGTGGGATTTGCTCTATACCGAACTTACGGAAACATACGGCTTGCACAACCTGATCTGGACCTATAACAGCTATGTGTACAGCACTTCTCCTGCATGGTATCCTGGTGACCATCAGGTGGATATTGTCGGCTATGATAAATACAATACGATCTACAACCGCCATGACGGCTTGTCCGGCGTACCGAACGAGGATGCCATAACTTCGACTTTCTATCAGCTTGTGAATTTAACAGGCGGTAAGAAAATGGTGGCTATGACGGAGAACGATACGGTCCCAAGTGTTAAGAATCTGACAGAGGAAAAGGCAGGATGGCTCTATTTCTGCCCTTGGTATGGCGAGCATCTCATGAGTTCTGCCTTTAATTATCCAGCAACTCTAAAGACGCTTTATCAAAGCGATTATGTAATTACACTGGATGAGCTGCCGAATTTAAAGGCTGTTAAATGATGTATAGCTTAATGAACAGGTTACTGGAGATTAGAACAGTCAGTTTGAAATGGTTGATTTATCCGTAGGGAGGTAAGAAAATAAGGGTTGGATCAAGGATTATATTCCTTGATCCGACCCTTGTTTGTTTTGGTAGTTGCGCATTTTTCATAAAACAGCAGACCATATAGCCACTTAAAGCGAAGACATGGAAATGAAAGGAACCTTTCTAAACCTATAAACAAAGTGATTAAATGATGTACAATATTATAAATAATTTATGTAAAATGGCGAGTACTCTCTCCTAAAATAAAGTTCTTAAGTCCATGAGGTGCACAATGAAACGAATTTTACTGGTTGAAGATGATGATAATTTGGTGTTTGGCATCGAATATACCCTAACAAGTGAAGGATATAACGTTGTTCTAGCCGATAGCATAGCAGAAGCAAGAAAGGTAATTAAGACCGAGGCTGTTGATCTAATTTTGCTGGATGTGAATCTACCTGACGGGTCAGGATATGACCTGTGTAGGGAGATCCGGTCAGTGTCTCACATTCCCATCATCATCCTAACTGCTTTGGATGAGGAGGCAAATATTGTTGCCGGTCTCGACTTGGGGGCAGATGATTACATGACCAAGCCCATTCGGACTAAAGAGCTTCTCTCTAGAATGAAAGCCGTATTGAGACGTAATCATAATAATCCTAAGCATGAAGTGAATAGATGGATTTCTGACGCTATTGAAGTTCGAATTCTCGAAGGGACTGTTCTCAAAAACAATGAAGAAGTTTTGTTGACAGGCCTTGAATATCGATTGTTATTGATGCTAATGACTCATTCAAAACAAATTTGCAGCAGAAGTGCCATTCTTAACAGTCTGTGGGATCTGTCCGGAGAATTCATTGATGATAACACCCTCTCCGTTCATGTTAGAAGGTTAAGAGAGAAGATTGAAGATGTTCCTGCTGCACCGAAATATATCACTACGGTTCGAGGGGTTGGATACAAATGGAATACAGATGTTGTAGGGCGATAAGTCATGATTGAAGTCGTCCGTAATCCTGAGTGGAAGTCTCTCGCCGTTAAAATCATTGGATTGCAAGTTGTGTTATCGGTAATTATGTTGTTTTATATGAGTCATCAGGTCAGCCATCTTAATAAGGGGATGGTTGATCAGAATGCTGCATTCATTGGGTTGGTTTTGAAACATGATCCGCAAATCGAAAATGAAATTATTCACTTCGTTACCCAAGGGGCTCAAGAAAATGATATCGTGGAGGGACGTACTAAATGAACAAGATGCCGGATTTAACTACCATGATCGAGTAGAGGAGCTAGCCCAAGCCAAAAACGACACCATGACTCTCAGTATCCTGCTTTACGGTTTTATCGGCGTTATTGTGTTAATTGCATTTTTGAACATCGTAAATACAGTAAGCACGAATCTTATACTTCGAACGAAAGAGTTTACAGTTCTTAAGGCCATCGGTATGACTCAGTCTGAAGTGAGGAAAATGATCCTTTTAGAAGGGATTTTCCATGGTTTGTTTACTGCTGTCATCGGAATTATTATCGGGACGGCGCTGGATTACGGGATACATGATCTTTTCTCAGGTGCTTGGGACACAGCTTGGGTGATCCCGTGGTACAGTATAGCCATAGCTTTCGCAGGTGCGATCATTACGACGCTTGTCGCCACGTTTTGGCCAATGTACAGGTTGAATAAACTTAGCATCGTTGATGCGCTGCGGAGAGAGAATTAAGATATTATGAAAGGTTAGGAGTGTGATTACACTGAGTATTGAAAAAGAGAAGATATACCCTAACTGCCCAATTATAAACAGAATAGTAGAGGTTGGGGGCTTTAAGAAGTCGGAACTTGTCGAGAAATTGCAAGAACACTCTATTCAGTTAAATGAGTATGGTGAGAGACTATTAAATGATGGGAAATTTACGACTTCCGAAACAAGGTATAGCCTGCAGACCGTTGAACTAGCCGTTAGAGACCTTGGTTTTTCGGATGGAGCTGTCACGGCTCAAATCTTTAAGAAGGCGAATGAAGTTGGTTTGAAATTATGCCCGCTCGAACTGGGACCCTACCTACGATTGCAGTATCTGGACCAGCCTGAAGGCCATTTGGGGAATCCAATTAAGCAACACCAGGCTCCAGCGGGTTCCATTACCATAGCATCGGAAATGTTGTCCGAAGATCATGATTTTCCGAAAGGCTTCTACCTTAGACGAATGAACGGCGTCTTGTGGCTGCGTGGATATATTGCTGATGATTTGCATATTTGGAGTCCTGATGACCATTTTATCTTTTGCCAGAAGTGACTATACGATGAAACCTTTTTTCTAAATCACACGCAGAAATATTCCAATGAACGACTAAAGCCTTAAATTGGGTTTTTAATCAATTTGGATCTTAACATGAAAGCAAGCCTTTCGTCCTTTAATCGGATGGAAGGCTTTTTAATGATCTACTGTACTAACTTATCCAATTCTGGCTGTAATTTGGTCCGCAGTGCATACATCATGATAGCACCAACGAGGAACGCGGCCGCATCTGCAATGACGAGCGACCAGACTACCCCGTGAAAGCCGTTCATTCGATTGGCGATATACAGCACAGGAATCAGAGTCACTCCTTGAATGATTGACATCATAAATGCTGCGGTTCCTTGCGCTGTTGCTTGGAAGATTCCCGTAAAGAGCGTGGTCATGCCTGAAATGAACAAGGATAAGAACGTCACATGCAGGATGTAGCTGCCCATTTCAATTAATTGT from Paenibacillus sp. CAA11 encodes:
- a CDS encoding ABC transporter permease, coding for MISWRDVLNEQDAGFNYHDRVEELAQAKNDTMTLSILLYGFIGVIVLIAFLNIVNTVSTNLILRTKEFTVLKAIGMTQSEVRKMILLEGIFHGLFTAVIGIIIGTALDYGIHDLFSGAWDTAWVIPWYSIAIAFAGAIITTLVATFWPMYRLNKLSIVDALRREN
- a CDS encoding helicase, with the protein product MSIEKEKIYPNCPIINRIVEVGGFKKSELVEKLQEHSIQLNEYGERLLNDGKFTTSETRYSLQTVELAVRDLGFSDGAVTAQIFKKANEVGLKLCPLELGPYLRLQYLDQPEGHLGNPIKQHQAPAGSITIASEMLSEDHDFPKGFYLRRMNGVLWLRGYIADDLHIWSPDDHFIFCQK
- a CDS encoding response regulator transcription factor; its protein translation is MKRILLVEDDDNLVFGIEYTLTSEGYNVVLADSIAEARKVIKTEAVDLILLDVNLPDGSGYDLCREIRSVSHIPIIILTALDEEANIVAGLDLGADDYMTKPIRTKELLSRMKAVLRRNHNNPKHEVNRWISDAIEVRILEGTVLKNNEEVLLTGLEYRLLLMLMTHSKQICSRSAILNSLWDLSGEFIDDNTLSVHVRRLREKIEDVPAAPKYITTVRGVGYKWNTDVVGR